A genomic segment from Limosilactobacillus sp. encodes:
- a CDS encoding putative ABC transporter permease encodes MPYSLSEIIVLFFTYAVIGWVWETIYCSIKDHHFAYRGFLFGPYCPVYGFAVTTILITTFRVSDNLILLFLVGFVVASIFEYVASLFLEKVFHMKLWDYSHLWGNLQGRVAPQISLFWAIGVVVLVRFIQPAVQRVINWEEAHTHGMLALMVVLVMGTDTVLTIISVQHFHTTTKMWNERAEAYRERLRKRLESALPEEKPALAKQLDNWRAEMLDRRAEMDLRLLNWNERRLVKSFPRLKVLDAKRFNEMKQDLLKHSK; translated from the coding sequence ATGCCCTACAGCCTATCCGAGATCATCGTTCTCTTCTTTACCTACGCCGTCATCGGCTGGGTGTGGGAGACAATCTACTGTTCCATCAAAGACCACCACTTTGCCTACCGGGGCTTTCTTTTCGGCCCCTACTGTCCGGTCTACGGTTTTGCGGTGACCACGATTTTGATCACGACATTTCGCGTCTCCGACAACCTGATCCTGCTCTTTTTGGTGGGCTTTGTCGTCGCCAGCATTTTTGAGTACGTCGCCAGCCTCTTCTTGGAAAAGGTCTTTCACATGAAGCTCTGGGACTACTCGCACCTCTGGGGCAACCTCCAGGGGCGGGTGGCACCACAGATTTCCCTCTTCTGGGCAATCGGCGTGGTAGTGCTGGTCCGCTTCATCCAGCCCGCCGTCCAGCGGGTGATCAACTGGGAGGAGGCCCACACCCACGGGATGCTGGCCCTCATGGTGGTGCTCGTGATGGGCACCGACACGGTCCTGACAATCATCAGCGTGCAGCACTTCCACACCACGACCAAGATGTGGAACGAACGGGCCGAGGCCTACCGCGAACGCCTGCGCAAACGGCTGGAATCCGCCCTGCCGGAAGAAAAACCCGCACTGGCCAAGCAGCTGGACAACTGGCGTGCGGAGATGCTGGACCGGCGTGCCGAAATGGATTTGCGCCTATTAAACTGGAACGAACGGCGCCTGGTCAAGAGCTTCCCACGGTTGAAGGTCTTGGATGCCAAGCGGTTTAACGAAATGAAACAAGATTTGCTGAAGCACAGCAAGTAA